In the Bacteroidales bacterium genome, ATTATGATCCCAATTACTCCAAAAGGATATGCCACGGCATAACCAAGACCAATGTCCTGAATTTCTCCGTTGCCGGAAATTTGTGATAATGCCTGCTGCGCTGCACCAAGCCCGGGAGTATTGGTTACAGCACCCGACATGATGCCTGTAAGCATTGGCATTGAAATACCTGATGTGAAATGCAGAATGATTGTAATTACTGTTCCGAGTAACACTACCGAAATAGCTAGTAAATTCAATGCTATCCCACCTTTTCTGAATGATGAAAAAAAACCGGGACCTACTTGTAATCCTATGAAAAATACAAATAAGACCAGTCCGAAATTTTTTATGAAATCGAGCACATCATAGTTGATCCTGAATCCTAAATGTCCGACAATGATTCCGGTAAATAAAACAAAAGTAACGCCCAGCGAAATTCCATGTATTTTAATTTTCCCAAGCAGAACACCTGAAGTAATCACCAGGCTGTATATAAGTATGGCTTGGGCTATAGATTCTTTCCAGAACAGATCATTGAACCAGTTCACGGTTTTGTATATTAAAAAGTTAAACTATACTGAATGAATTTTGGAATTTTTGCAAACTCATTCATTTGAAGAACAAATGCAAAATTAATATAAAATCTTGCGCGGAAAATTAATTTGTAAAATATAAAAGTGGTTTGGAATAAACAAAAAGCGCGCGCCTTTTCGGCGCGCGCTTTCTATAAAAATAATATTTTTTCTACGAATTCATTGAAAGAAGGAACTCTTCATTCGTTTGAGTGAATTTCATTCTTTCTTTAACAAATTCCATAGCTTCAAGTGGTGTCATATCGGCAAGATGGTTTCTTAAAATCCATACGCGTTGTAATGTTTCCTTGTCAAGCAGCAGGTCGTCGCGGCGCGTACTTGAAACAATGATATCGATAGAAGGGAAGATACGTTTGTTCGAAAGTTTGCGGTCGAGCTGTAACTCCATATTTCCTGTTCCTTTGAATTCTTCAAAGATAACTTCGTCCATCTTGGAACCGGTGTCTATCAAGGCTGTTGCAATGATTGTGAGTGAGCCGCCCTTTTCTATTTTACGAGCTGCACCAAAGAAACGTTTTGGTTTATGTAAAGCATTTGAGTCCACACCACCGGTAAGTACCTTGCCTGAAGCCGGTGCTACCGTGTTGTATGCACGTGCCAAACGTGTTATAGAGTCGAGTAAGATAACTACATCATGTCCGCATTCAACCATTCTTTTTGCTTTTTCCAAAACAATGTTTGCAATTTTTACATGCTTTTCGGCCGGTTCATCAAATGTTGAAGAAATAACTTCGGCGCGTACGCTGCGAGCCATATCGGTAACTTCTTCAGGACGCTCGTCAATGAGAAGTATCATCATGTAAACTTCAGGATGATTGTAAGCAATAGCGTTTGCTACTTCTTTAAGCAAAACAGTTTTACCGGTTTTAGGTTGAGCAACTATCAATGCACGCTGGCCTTTACCAATAGGGGTAAACAGGTCGATGATACGTGTTGAAATCGTTCCGCCGGGATGTCCGGTGATTTTAAATTTTTCAATAGGAAATAAAGGAGTAAGATAATCGAAAGGAACCCTGTCGCGTACCTGTGCAGGATCACGTCCGTTGATCAATTCTACTTTTATCAATGGGAAATATTTTTCGCCTTCTTTAGGTGGGCGTATGTTTCCTTTAACCGTATCACCGGTTTTCAATCCAAAAAGTTTTATCTGCGATTGTGAAACATAAATA is a window encoding:
- the rho gene encoding transcription termination factor Rho; protein product: MYDIIELNNKLATELKEIAKQLNIPKYEALKKQELIYKILDHQALNPSPADIVAEKESKERKIFRHRRKNTEDGIVKEPIHKKIKIDFPENKELIVDPTAIQLSVENISPVVEEVPETFEITPVVNNEVIENKEVTPPENEIQTEPKEEVQKPEESEKKEFQPRTKFYERRNTNDLISEFDGVVNSEGVLEIMPDGYGFLRSSDYDYLNSPDDIYVSQSQIKLFGLKTGDTVKGNIRPPKEGEKYFPLIKVELINGRDPAQVRDRVPFDYLTPLFPIEKFKITGHPGGTISTRIIDLFTPIGKGQRALIVAQPKTGKTVLLKEVANAIAYNHPEVYMMILLIDERPEEVTDMARSVRAEVISSTFDEPAEKHVKIANIVLEKAKRMVECGHDVVILLDSITRLARAYNTVAPASGKVLTGGVDSNALHKPKRFFGAARKIEKGGSLTIIATALIDTGSKMDEVIFEEFKGTGNMELQLDRKLSNKRIFPSIDIIVSSTRRDDLLLDKETLQRVWILRNHLADMTPLEAMEFVKERMKFTQTNEEFLLSMNS